The Yamadazyma tenuis chromosome 2, complete sequence sequence TTTCAAACGCATCGTCAAATAAGTTGTTGGGTTCACCACCTCTCAAATTATCCTGGTTCTTTAACACATCCTCACACCATTCTTTCAAGGTGGTCAATCTCAAGATGGCAGCATTGGCATTGGACTCGTCAAAGTTGGCGTCCTCAATGGTGTCACCAGCATCGGCCAATGCGATTCTCGATGCATCAGCACCAAACTTGTCGATTATCTGCGACAAGGTCATAAAGTTACCGGTGGACTTGGACATCTTGGcgttgttcaacatcaagtgCCCGTTAATTCTCACTCCCTGAAGCCAGAACTTCTTGGGGAAAATAGCCACATGTGTGTAGAGCGAGAACGTCAAATGGTTTGCCACCAAGTCCTTACCGGAGATACTACAGTCCACTGGGTAGAAGTACTGGAACTCTCTTCTAATGACGTTCAAGTGTTCAATCGGAATGTCGGTGTCGACGGTTTTAGCTCCGTTGAAAATGTAGTCAAATACTCCGTAGGTCATTTGCTCGGGCTTGATACCAAATTGGCCGGGTTGCTTACCGTAGTAATCGGTGTGCAAGAAGCGGCCAATGGTGTAGTATGCCATATAAATCGTCGAGTCTGACAACGACTCGACCAAGTACCTTTCGTCCCAGGGCAATCTGGTTCCCAAACCAAAGTTTCTGGTGATAGCccagttcttcaaccaatCCAAAACTCCTTCGAAAGCGTGTAAACACTCTTTGGAGTAAGTGttcatgttgttcaaactggtggtggcgTCGGCCTTCCACGAATCTTCCCCGTAGTCGATATACCATTGGTCCTCAAGAGAAACAATACAGTCATCACCAGACCGAGAAATCACCACTCCTTCGGGTTCGTTGTACACAAACGCCAACTTCTGGTCAATTAAGTCTTGTTTGACTTTATTTTTCGCAACCTCAACTTTTTCGCCAATATACTTTCCGATAACCATCGTACCGTTGTAGTAACCTTCCTTGTACGCCATCTCCTTGGCCTTGGCCAATTGGACAGAGTCTTTGGGCGACTGgatcttcaactccttaACCAAGTACTCGGCACACTTGTCACCGTACTTCTCAGTCTTGATAACCGGAACAATGTTGTCACAAACCCATTCCTTATCGATGTTATAGAACTCggatttgttcaacaagtccttggtgGTGATGTAATCGTCTGGCGAGTCGGAAGGAACACAGGTCACCACCCCAGTACCCTTGGCGGCCAAAACCGTGTCCATGGGTAAGACTCttaagtttttgttttccGCTAAAGGAGCATCGATTTTGGAACCAATCAATGCACTTCCACTGATCTCCACCACGGACTTGTAGTAGCCTCTCTTGGGAGTGATTTTCTGGTAGCAcatgttcttgaaggcCCTTTCGGTACAAATGAAGTACTGGTTGTTGCCAGCATCAAAGATACCATAGTCGATTTTGGGTGACACAAAACAACAGGTTTGTCCGTACATGGTTTCGGGCCTCAAGGTAGCAGCCACAAGATACACCGTCTTGCCATTGGTGTCGAAGCTGTTGTCGGCAAACACCTTTTGCGCAGCCTCAGCAAACTCAGTGACTTCAATCTTGATCCCGGTGTACTCCTGAGGATTTACACCTTCTCCCGATTGTCTATCGTGGTCCAAACAAGCCTGTCCATCCTTCTCCGAGTAGATGGTATATCTCTCTccaaacttgattttgttcatgTCTCTCAATCTCTGAACATGCCATCTCACAAACGCATCGTAGTATAAGTTGGCATCGGTGGTCACCATCGACCGTCTCCAGTCGACTCTTCCTCCAAAGTTGGTGACATCCCTCTGCGTCAAAATAGGAAAGTATTCCAACCAGTAGTGAGGGTCGGCAAACTTGGCCACCTCTTCTCTGCTGATACCTAATTGCAACATGATTTCAAACTGGTACTTACCTCTTCCTTGTTTAGCAACAGCCTTAGACTTTTTGGCCTTAAACTTCGTCACATCTTCGCTCTTGGCCTTCTCGGGcttgacttcttcttcctcgaCGTCTTCTGGTGGACATCCTGAAAAGTCCTCACCGAAATCCTCGATTTCCCGCTTGATTTTATCGGCAGCGGCCTTGATTGGCATACCAGTACAGTGGAAACCCATGGGCATCAACACCCGTTTTCCTCTCATTCTCTCGAACCCGGCGGCGAACTCAAGCTTGGAAAGCGTGAAACTGTGCCCGGCGTGCAAAACTCCGTTCATGTAAGGATATGCCATAAGGgcaaagaacttgggaTGGATTCTTCTAACTTCATCGGTGTCCTCAATTGGAACCTCCTCGATTGGGGGTGCCTCGACCTCGAAGGTCTTCTCTTTGGCCCATACCGCCTGATACTTCTTTTCGATTTCTCTAAGAGTATCTCTACGGGAGGTATTCTCTAATTTGATAGGAGCACTCATATGGTTAGTATtagtgaaaaatttgagaTTGTGCGAAAGgaatgaaaatttttagCTGCAAACATTGGGAGGAGGAGGCCGGTCGTGTATTCACCATGTGACTCAAGTATATAGGCTACCTGCGTTGTACCGATGCTGGTATAAAGTAATTACGCTTGGGCCCGGGAGAGGGCACAGGGGCCTCACGTGGTACCAGGGAGGTCAAGGTATCAAGGCTATCGGCCTTCAAAAATGTGCTGTTGAATTGATGGCTTTGTATCGCAAGCCCGGCCTTTCCAGACTCGCTAGTGGATGCAAATTGCACCGCAGCTGCTTCTTTATCAGGAAATATTGTTATGCGTGTAGGTTTAACCCCGGTGGTTTGTTTGAAATATAACAGCAATTGCTCTCTGGTGGCTGTTTTGGGCACCTGGTATAAGGCCAACGACAGCTGGTGGTTGAAAGGTCTTAACTCGTTCACGATATCCACTTGGGAGGGTTTGGAGGCAGATACTTTGATGATTCGGTCGCGAAACAGACTACCATCTGCTGTGAGGGCTTGGGCAATAGAAGTTTCAGATTGGAATAAAACGAACCCGTACCCGCTATTCATATGCCCCCGTTCTTTTGTTTGGGTGGAAATGGGTAATGTGACGTTTTCGACTCGGCCATATACCTGGAAAAACTCTCGCACCTGGGCAGTAGTAGTATCATATGGAATGTTTCCTACGTATATTTGTCTCTTGAATACTGGCGGTCCACGCTCAGCACTGTTGTCGGAGAACTTGGCCACAAGCTTATAGGTGCTGTCATTGAGGTCGTCGTGGAGCATTTTACCATTCAATTGCGAAACCGCTGCACGGGCTTGTTCTCCTTCCGCGTACTCAATGTACGCGAACCGGCGTTGGCGGTGCTGACTGTTCTGAAATGGCAACCGTACGTCTATGACAGTCCCGTACGGttcaaacaccttgatgAGCTTGGTTTTGTCCATGGAAGGAGGGAAGTTACACACCCACAAAATGCAGTGGGACATACGCTttacaagaacttcttggttCTCAAGCTTCTTGTGCGACTTGGTTAATGCTGCAAAAATTGCCTGGTTGTCTTCGAACTCCACCACCGCTTCGCACCCTTCTCCACTGTGGAACACAACCACATTTCTCACCACTCCACAGTCTTGAAAGAACTGTTCGACCGTACATTCAGGGACATTTGCTGGTAGTCCTGTCACCTTGACGGAAAGCTCTTCTCTGTTTCTGGTGGGCTTATCTATTTTCACCTTCTTTGGTATGGGTTCGTGGGTGTCTAGCGGCCTTTTGCGCGTAGTGACACCTGGAGTACTGACAAATTCTGCGACAGCTGACTGGTTCCACTGCGTATCTTCGTCCTCACTTTCTGCCTTCTTCTCATTGATTGTTCTGTAGACGATATTGGCTCTCACCACAGCTTTCTGCAACGATATGCGTGTGCCATACACTTGTTCATACAAAAGAGCTTCGTTTATGAGTTGCACAGGTGAGTCCATCTCCACCGCCGCTGCTATTGCAGTGTGCAAAAATCTGCTTACATCCTCATACTTAAAGTGGTTACGTTCAAAAAACCTCAATGCATATATCCAGACGGCACTTTCACCTCCGAACACCAATGTGAGCTTCAGCACCAAGTGTTTGGcctcttcaagaagtccCCTGGACTCATAAATCGAAATGCATATCTTCTCCACCAGATGCGCATTGTCTTCGGCAGAAACAACGCTATTGTCTGCAACAGCACCCGTAAAGAACCGCTTCACATCTCCCAACAAGCGGGGCGATTCAACTCGGTTCTCAAAGGAAAGAATCGTGGTGGCAATAAGCTGCCAGCCCTGACTGGTCGGGTTTAACAACTTCATATACTCGATTCTGTCTCGTATCCTGTCATATAATTCCGGCTCGTCAAAGAGCTCCATGTTCCTGATGTACTCCACGTACGGATGAAATGCTCCAGGGAAAGAACACACGAACTTGGGGAGGATgtccatcaagaacttggtgttaTCATCCTTAGAatacaacaagaagatatATGCGGTCCATACGGGCACCCAATCGCTGACAGCCAGCATGAGCGACCGGTAGAATAGGGTCGAAACCTGTCGCAAGTCCGTGGAGTATTTCCCGACGTCAGCGAGGTACCGGGCCCAGAAATCGGGATCTTTGTGTTTCAGCGTAAGGTGCACTTCGTGCTTTTCGTAGTAAATTTGCAGCCGCTGTGTCGTACCATGGACCTCCAGAGCCATGGTCATAAACTCGTCGTACTTATCCGGAAAATACACGGATACAAATTCCGAAGTGTCGCTAAATGACTGTTCTAGCTTGTTGTGTGGATAGCTGAGACGCTTAATGTGTAGTTTCCACCACATTTGAATCTGGTCAGAGCCGGGTGTAGACCCCTCGGGGATCTCTGTAAAGAACTCTAGTACTTTGTTCCATATCAAGTGGCTGTTTTCAAAATCGTGTACGGTGTCGTTCAATGCCCGAGTGTACATCTCATGAAGCTCCAGATGAGATTTGACCTGGGAAGCGAAATCCAAATATCGAAGCCAGTAGGAACTGGTGGGGTACTCACGTATAAGGAGGTTATAGAACCCGTCGACGAGCTCGATCCGGGTATTTTTATCATCAATTGCCAttaaatcttcaagaatctcATTAATCTCATCATGGCGGAGGGTGAAGTACTCGAGCTTATTGACTCGTGCCTGGTACAAGTCCAACACTTTCGTAGTCTTGTGGAGGCGGAGAGCACTTATCAAGGTGTCGTGTTGGCTCAACTCAAACGGCTGCTCCTGGACTCTTTGTTGTAATTCCTCGATGTCCATCTATTGTTGCCAGTGAGTTCTGTTTGACCTCATCCCGCGCGGTTTCGAAAAATTGGATCTGCACAAATGGATACGAAGTCGTACTTGAAGTCATTTGGATGGAAGGAAGGAGAGGCACTCCAGCAAGGAGGCCTCAAGCGCCCTCTTTTAGTGGAGCATAAAAAAGATAACAAGGGTTTGGGCCACGGAAAAGACAAGGATGGGGAGACCTGGTGGGAAAGTCTATTCGATGGGCatctcaagaacttggaggtgAGCAGAGACAGTGCCAGTGTAAACTTTAGTATTGATGAGAACAAAGTGGCGGCAACCATTCGAAAGAAGAACTCTCCGTTGTACCGAATGTTTATCCAGGGCGAAGGCTTGGAGGGAACGGTTGGGAAGACTGATTTTGAGGAGGTGGAGAGTAAGTTGAATGCGGAGGAGGTTTTTGAGAAACAGGTGCATTCGAAGTTGGTGGCTACTTTTGaggaggtggaggaggaagagaagaagcagaaaagGGAAAAGAATAAGAtagaaaagaaggaaaagaaaaagatagaaaagaaggaaaagaaacACAAGACcgagaagaaggaaaagaagggAAAGAAGGGAAAGAAAGTCAAGAAAGACAAGACCGAGAAGACCGAAAAGACCGAAAAGAAAGTCAAGAAAGATAAcgaaaagagaagaaagtccgacaaagacaaaaaggtgaacccaaagaaagacCAGACAAGCGAACACACAAAGTCCTCCAAACGAAGGCTTCCTGAGGAAACCAAACCCTCAAAAAAGTCCAAGACCACCCCCAATCGAAAATAATCTCGATTTCACACATTCTGCATATCATATACGTCTCATCTGTAATACACTAGTAATGATAATTCTTAAAAGATCTCCACACTTTTCTCTTCCCTGCGAGCGCGGATAAGGCCATCTCTCGGACAAGCCCATCTCACATCTCAATTAATCTTAACCCTGGCAAAAATGGTGGAACTTAGGCCCGCACGGCCCAGCGACGCCGTGGCCCTCGCTAGCATATACAACGATGCCTTGGTCAATACAGTGGCCATTTGGAAGTCAGGAACCGTCACCTCTGAAGAGCGTGTTCTGTGGCTTGAGGACAAACACCAAACACAATTCCCTGTTATCGTGGCCACCGACAATGACAAGGTCGTTGGGTTTGCCACTTATGGCTACTGGCGCCCGTACGACGGATACGTCCATACTGTGGAGCACTCGGTGTATGTGGACAGAAACTCCAGAGGAAACGGAGCTGGTAAGGCCATGTTGGTGGaactcattcaacttgCACGAGCCCAGGGCAAGCACATGATGGTCGGCTGTATAGAGTCAGGCAATGTTGCTTCAATCAAACTTCACCAGAAGCTTGGGTTTGAGGAAAGTGGGACATTCAAGGAAGTGGGCGTCAAGTTTGGCCGGTGGTTGGACTTGACATGTCTCACACTCCAGCTCAACCCCAAGTGGAAGTTATGAGCAGGTGAGGCCCTGTGGTGGGAGAATGGTGTGTTTCTATATTCATCTTAACTAGTTGTTAAATAAATTCTGTAGCTGCGAAACAATCGCGATTTGTTACAACTCATGCTACCAGCATTCATATACCAAATTTTGGAACACAAACCCGTACGCATAGCGCTGTACGCTGTGGGTATGTATATTTTGTACATCGTTGTACTTAAGCGGTTGTTGCTATATATGTACCTCTTTTTCAGCGGAATGGCTGTAATGGTAGGAGTGATCCTTTATCATATCTTTGTGTTCAGTCCCCCCAGAATTCCCCACAAGCGTGCTACCCGCCGGTTCAAGCTTCTAAACATCGATTTGTGGCAAGATGAACAGGTAAAGTTGTCGGTGGACCCAGCAGAAGTGAACAAGCCGATTGTGGAGGAAGCGTTTCTCATATCTGAAACCCTCGAAGACTTCATATCCTTGATTATACAAGAGTTCATAGACGGCTGGTACACCCGAATAACGTCGGACTCATTGTTCCAGGATAGCATTCGCGTGGAGTTGAACCAGGTGTTTGGCCAATTGAAGAATCGAATCGTTGACATTGACCTTGCCAAATTGCTAGTATCTAAGCTTGTTCCCATAGTAAATGACCATCTACTGGACTATATACGAGCGGAGGAAAGAGTTCAAGGCAAGATCAACTCGCACAAACGAAGTGGTGACTCGATAGATCACGACATCGATGTGGCTCGCCACTATAGAAGAGGTAAGATCCATCCTGCCGTGACCGTCTCCAAAACCGGTGCCAGTAAcatcaatgaaaaggaTTACTTGCGGGCCAAAGTTGGGTCTTTCTTGCCATACGTGCTTTCTGAGCGAGAGAAAAACAACGATATCGGCCTCTCCTTGGTCAGAGAAATCCTTGCGTGCACGGTGTTGGCCAATGTGTTTCAGATGCTTGGTGAGGGAGACTTCtacaacttgttgatagtAAAGCTCATTGGTGATAACTTGAAAAGGAGAGACcaagtcaagaagttgcGGGCAGCTTTGGACGAACACACGCAGCAAAAACATGACGATGAAACCACAAAGATCAACAAAGACTATATTGTTACTGAGAACATGGATATGGTGGCCTATAATAACTGCTTGGAGAAAATAGGACGCCTCTCGTCTTTGGATGAAGCCAAGCAGTTGCGGATGTATGTTTCTTTTCAGCTCCTCCAATTACCACTGCCAAGCGATCTGAAACTTATAAGCCGGTTGCGAGAAGTTCAGCTGTTGGTGGAGACTAAgatcaaagaacttgagagAACCTCAGGGTTAGGTCTCTTGAAAGTTTTACATAATACCGTCTACCTCGAtgagttttccaagtatcTTGACGAGAATTCGAGAGGTGTTCTCCTCCAGTTTTGGTTAGCGGTGGAGAGAATCAAAGCTCCACTAGAACTTACTGATGATAAGCTTTCGCTTTCATTGGGGTTTTCGAATTCTAATGAAATCAGGGAGATCCACCAGAAGtatcttcaccaaatcgGTGCCTCAAATGATGACTTACTGGTCATAGAAGAGTATATTAACTCCCAAGACTTGATAAACAAGAGCAAGTTGTACCAGGATGCTAGAGACAGATTGTTTCGCTTGCAAGAGCTGACTTATACTAAACTAGAATATGATTTTAAAGACTTCACCACTACAGATAGGTACAGAGACTTGGTTCAATCAGTCTCACACAGTGTGAACGACAGCAACGTTGTCAGCCCCACAGTCATCAAGGCTGTAGAAGATGCCTTTACACGGATCATGAAGAATAATACGGATTTGGATGCAGCGTATGAATCTGAACGGCAGGCTCAGGCCTCTGAATTGAAAAGGGGTCTTTTCGGTGAATCCTCCAGTCTATTTCAAGATACCCTTAACCACAATGCACAAAAGTACTCCAAGCTTTTCGACGATTTGAGTGACGAATCAGGAACCGACAGTGACTCGCTTAACTTTGATTCTGACAGTAATACCAACCTCCAAAGTTCAATGGAACTTGATGCAGATGCCCTTGGAGATGACCAGCAatcgttgttgttggcagCTCCTGGAGACTTGAAATTGgctgaagaaattgataaGCTAACAAATGACATTCTGGTACTTAATGAACAATTGACGATTCTTGACCCGTTAATCAAAAAGGCCGAGCTTACCAACAATATCAGTGAaatcaagattttgaagaactccaagGCCAGTTTGGAACGAGAGATAAGCTCAAAGgagttgcaaaaacaacaGTATATCGTCCAAGAAAACGATAACAGTTTGTACGGCAAGTCTCGGGTTAAGATCCTGTCATATATCAGTGGAAATGAAAATGGAAATGATTTTATCCTTTACATTATTGAACTACAGAGGTTTTCAAATAGCGAtccaaacacaaataccGCTGGCTGGATCATTGCCCGTCGTTTCAGTCAGTTTTTCAAGCTCCATGAATACCTTCGCAGCCGATATCCTCAagtcaacaatttgaagttcCCAAAGCGAACTGTGTTCAAGCTCCAGCAGAAACAGATTGTTGAACTTCGAAGAGCTgctcttgaagaatacCTAAAAGAACTCTTGGAGATTCCTGAGGTCTGTAGTAACCGGGTATTTCGGTCGTTTTTATCGTCAGAGAACTTCAATGTCCGCAAAAACCAATCTTTCGAAGAGACCACAAAACCCAAGAAAAACACGGTTGAAGCTCTATATCAGGGTATTTCGAATCGGTTCGTGGGAACCAACAAAAAACCTAAGGCTTCGGAAAATATTGAAGAGAACATGCTGAATCTTAGGGATATGGAGAGAGAATTGAAGTCGTTTGACGAGAGGGAAGTGTTTATCAAACCGCTCATCAACATTCTTATGACGGTATTCAAGCTTAAAAACGCCAAAAGCTGGCTTCGGGGACGGGCACTTCTTGTGATCCTTCAGCAGGTGTTTGGAACCACCattgagaagaagatataTGAACAAATAGCCCAAATCCAACAGGAAGAGAGCATACTCGATGTACTTATTCTTCTTAAAAACATTGTTTTTCCCAACGGTAAGTTCAGGGACCCACCCGTCATCAGGTCTGCTGTAGAACGGTACACtacccaagaagaatcgAGGTTCCTACTCAGTGTGTTTATGTCTGAGACGTTTAGTACCATTTTTGGAGTGGGTAACACTAAGTACGCATTTTCGGTGGTGTTCAATTGCCTTCAAAACGACTTTCTTGTTCGACACCTTGTGTTTGAGCTATTTGACGAGATTGTGGATGAGTTATTTCCTGAGCTAAACCAGTAAAAAATTGTTAGGTATGCTTGGTTGTAGGAGTTAATCGCATTTGGTTGCGGTTGATTGCAGTTATTTGCAATTTAATTACGGCTCGGCAATAGTTGATTACAGTTCGGCACTAGTTGATTATAGTTTGGCACTGGTTGATTGCAGTTCGGCACTAATTGATTGCCGTCAATAGGCAAGAAACTACAGCCCATACCAATGTACACTAGTAAATATACAGGTCATAGAGATAAGAATATGCCCAATAGTGTGGAAAGAATAAGATAGAAGTCGTGTCCTGGCCTGTCTGTCGCACTCCTATTTGATCATATTTTCGTGGCATCGAGGCTTATCAATCACACATATATCTCTGTTGTTTGCCACTGCTAACTCAATTCAACATCAAATAATCATGTCGAAACAACCGccaaatcaaccacaagtTCCTGATGGTTGGCTCGCAaagtttgatgataaaTACAAAACCTGGTTCTACGTGGACTTAAATACCAAGAAATCGCAATGGGAGGCTCCCAGTGGAACAACATTTCCATCTGAAGCAACAGATGTACCTCCTCCTTCATACAGCCCCAATGCTTCCAAAGTACAAGGCACCGGTTCTGCTCCCACCAGAGACCAGTCCGGCTACGCTCAACAAGGAAACGGAG is a genomic window containing:
- the CDC60 gene encoding cytosolic leucyl tRNA synthetase (EggNog:ENOG503NUN2; COG:J; BUSCO:EOG092601KZ), with translation MSAPIKLENTSRRDTLREIEKKYQAVWAKEKTFEVEAPPIEEVPIEDTDEVRRIHPKFFALMAYPYMNGVLHAGHSFTLSKLEFAAGFERMRGKRVLMPMGFHCTGMPIKAAADKIKREIEDFGEDFSGCPPEDVEEEEVKPEKAKSEDVTKFKAKKSKAVAKQGRGKYQFEIMLQLGISREEVAKFADPHYWLEYFPILTQRDVTNFGGRVDWRRSMVTTDANLYYDAFVRWHVQRLRDMNKIKFGERYTIYSEKDGQACLDHDRQSGEGVNPQEYTGIKIEVTEFAEAAQKVFADNSFDTNGKTVYLVAATLRPETMYGQTCCFVSPKIDYGIFDAGNNQYFICTERAFKNMCYQKITPKRGYYKSVVEISGSALIGSKIDAPLAENKNLRVLPMDTVLAAKGTGVVTCVPSDSPDDYITTKDLLNKSEFYNIDKEWVCDNIVPVIKTEKYGDKCAEYLVKELKIQSPKDSVQLAKAKEMAYKEGYYNGTMVIGKYIGEKVEVAKNKVKQDLIDQKLAFVYNEPEGVVISRSGDDCIVSLEDQWYIDYGEDSWKADATTSLNNMNTYSKECLHAFEGVLDWLKNWAITRNFGLGTRLPWDERYLVESLSDSTIYMAYYTIGRFLHTDYYGKQPGQFGIKPEQMTYGVFDYIFNGAKTVDTDIPIEHLNVIRREFQYFYPVDCSISGKDLVANHLTFSLYTHVAIFPKKFWLQGVRINGHLMLNNAKMSKSTGNFMTLSQIIDKFGADASRIALADAGDTIEDANFDESNANAAILRLTTLKEWCEDVLKNQDNLRGGEPNNLFDDAFENEMNDLIERTYESYSQTNYKAALKTGLFDFQAARDYYRDSVSGTVGMNKKLVLQYIENQILLLAPVASHFSEYIYREVLNRSGSIHTARFPRASKPVSKPISDALAYVRELTRAVREAEVNVLKKKKGGKPSEVDGSKPARLTLFVASSFPEWQDSYIDLVRELFEAHTLNDNSVIKQKVGKDIKRAMPFISILKQRLAVEDPKTVFNRELTFDEIDTIKAVMANIQRAPVSIDIQEVEVITIASGSKVGKNIATGEDYEITITGKIIDSAVPGQPGVMIKNI
- the PRP24 gene encoding Splicing factor (COG:A; EggNog:ENOG503NVZD), giving the protein MDIEELQQRVQEQPFELSQHDTLISALRLHKTTKVLDLYQARVNKLEYFTLRHDEINEILEDLMAIDDKNTRIELVDGFYNLLIREYPTSSYWLRYLDFASQVKSHSELHEMYTRALNDTVHDFENSHLIWNKVLEFFTEIPEGSTPGSDQIQMWWKLHIKRLSYPHNKLEQSFSDTSEFVSVYFPDKYDEFMTMASEVHGTTQRSQIYYEKHEVHLTSKHKDPDFWARYLADVGKYSTDLRQVSTLFYRSLMSAVSDWVPVWTAYIFLLYSKDDNTKFLMDILPKFVCSFPGAFHPYVEYIRNMELFDEPELYDRIRDRIEYMKLLNPTSQGWQLIATTILSFENRVESPRLLGDVKRFFTGAVADNSVVSAEDNAHSVEKICISIYESRGLLEEAKHLVSKLTLVFGGESAVWIYALRFFERNHFKYEDVSRFLHTAIAAAVEMDSPVQLINEALLYEQVYGTRISLQKAVVRANIVYRTINEKKAESEDEDTQWNQSAVAEFVSTPGVTTRKRPLDTHEPIPKKVKIDKPTRNREELSVKVTGLPANVPECTVEQFFQDCGVVRNVVVFHSGEGCEAVVEFEDNQAIFAALTKSHKKLENQEVLVKRMSHCILWVCNFPPSMDKTKLIKVFEPYGTVIDVRLPFQNSQHRQRRFAYIEYAEGEQARAAVSQLNGKMLHDDLNDSTYKLVAKFSDNSAERGPPVFKRQIYVGNIPYDTTTAQVREFFQVYGRVENVTLPISTQTKERGHMNSGYGFVLFQSETSIAQALTADGSSFRDRIIKVSASKPSQVDIVNELRPFNHQSSLALYQVPKTATREQLSLYFKQTTGVKPTRITIFPDKEAAAVQFASTSESGKAGLAIQSHQFNSTFLKADSLDTLTSSVPREAPVPSPGPKRNYFIPASVQRR
- a CDS encoding uncharacterized protein (COG:A,D; EggNog:ENOG503P4JZ), with translation MDTKSYLKSFGWKEGEALQQGGLKRPLLVEHKKDNKGLGHGKDKDGETWWESLFDGHLKNLEVSRDSASVNFSIDENKVAATIRKKNSPLYRMFIQGEGLEGTVGKTDFEEVESKLNAEEVFEKQVHSKLVATFEEVEEEEKKQKREKNKIEKKEKKKIEKKEKKHKTEKKEKKGKKGKKVKKDKTEKTEKTEKKVKKDNEKRRKSDKDKKVNPKKDQTSEHTKSSKRRLPEETKPSKKSKTTPNRK
- a CDS encoding uncharacterized protein (COG:M; EggNog:ENOG503A8DA); translated protein: MVELRPARPSDAVALASIYNDALVNTVAIWKSGTVTSEERVSWLEDKHQTQFPVIVATDNDKVVGFATYGYWRPYDGYVHTVEHSVYVDRNSRGNGAGKAMLVELIQLARAQGKHMMVGCIESGNVASIKLHQKLGFEESGTFKEVGVKFGRWLDLTCLTLQLNPKWKL
- the TRM8_1 gene encoding tRNA (guanine-N(7)-)-methyltransferase (tRNA(m7G46)-methyltransferase) (COG:U; EggNog:ENOG503NVN2); its protein translation is MYLFFSGMAVMVGVILYHIFVFSPPRIPHKRATRRFKLLNIDLWQDEQVKLSVDPAEVNKPIVEEAFLISETLEDFISLIIQEFIDGWYTRITSDSLFQDSIRVELNQVFGQLKNRIVDIDLAKLLVSKLVPIVNDHLSDYIRAEERVQGKINSHKRSGDSIDHDIDVARHYRRGKIHPAVTVSKTGASNINEKDYLRAKVGSFLPYVLSEREKNNDIGLSLVREILACTVLANVFQMLGEGDFYNLLIVKLIGDNLKRRDQVKKLRAALDEHTQQKHDDETTKINKDYIVTENMDMVAYNNCLEKIGRLSSLDEAKQLRMYVSFQLLQLPSPSDSKLISRLREVQSLVETKIKELERTSGLGLLKVLHNTVYLDEFSKYLDENSRGVLLQFWLAVERIKAPLELTDDKLSLSLGFSNSNEIREIHQKYLHQIGASNDDLSVIEEYINSQDLINKSKLYQDARDRLFRLQESTYTKLEYDFKDFTTTDRYRDLVQSVSHSVNDSNVVSPTVIKAVEDAFTRIMKNNTDLDAAYESERQAQASELKRGLFGESSSLFQDTLNHNAQKYSKLFDDLSDESGTDSDSLNFDSDSNTNLQSSMELDADALGDDQQSLLLAAPGDLKLAEEIDKLTNDISVLNEQLTILDPLIKKAELTNNISEIKILKNSKASLEREISSKELQKQQYIVQENDNSLYGKSRVKISSYISGNENGNDFILYIIELQRFSNSDPNTNTAGWIIARRFSQFFKLHEYLRSRYPQVNNLKFPKRTVFKLQQKQIVELRRAALEEYLKELLEIPEVCSNRVFRSFLSSENFNVRKNQSFEETTKPKKNTVEALYQGISNRFVGTNKKPKASENIEENMSNLRDMERELKSFDEREVFIKPLINILMTVFKLKNAKSWLRGRALLVILQQVFGTTIEKKIYEQIAQIQQEESILDVLILLKNIVFPNGKFRDPPVIRSAVERYTTQEESRFLLSVFMSETFSTIFGVGNTKYAFSVVFNCLQNDFLVRHLVFELFDEIVDELFPELNQ